In Spinacia oleracea cultivar Varoflay chromosome 5, BTI_SOV_V1, whole genome shotgun sequence, a single window of DNA contains:
- the LOC110788447 gene encoding CBL-interacting serine/threonine-protein kinase 23 isoform X2: MAAKAAKGSGSSSGGSSSGGRTRVGKYELGRTLGEGTFAKVKFARNIESGENVAIKVLDKEKVLKHKMIGQIKREISTMKLIRHPNVIRLFEVMASKTKIYIVLEFVTGGELFDKIASKGRLKEDEARKYFQQLINAVDYCHSRGVFHRDLKPENLLLDAKGTLKVSDFGLSALAQQVREDGLLHTTCGTPNYVAPEVINNKGYDGAKADLWSCGVILFVLMAGYLPFEDANLMALYKKIYKADFACPPWFSSSAKKLIQRILDPNPSTRITIAEVIENEWFKKGYKPSIFEEPDISVDNIDAIFDQSMLSGNLVVERREERTVAPQSPAAMNAFELISTSQGLNLGSLFEKQMGLVKRETRFTSKMPASDIISKIEETAVPLGFGVKKNNYKMKLQGEKSGRKGQLSVATEILEVAPSLYMVELRKSRGDTLEFHKFYKSLSTGLKDIIWKTGEQIKEEEESG, encoded by the exons ATGGCGGCAAAGGCGGCGAAGGGATCGGGGAGTAGCAGTGGCGGGAGTAGTAGTGGTGGGAGGACTAGAGTGGGGAAATATGAGCTTGGGAGGACTTTAGGGGAAGGAACCTTTGCTAAGGTGAAATTTGCAAGAAATATTGAAAGTGGCGAGAATGTTGCTATTAAGGTACTTGACAAGGAGAAAGTTCTCAAACATAAAATGATCGGTCAG ATTAAACGTGAAATCTCGACCATGAAGCTAATTCGTCACCCAAATGTCATCCGTTTGTTTGAG GTGATGGCTAGCAAGACAAAGATTTATATTGTTTTGGAATTTGTCACTGGCGGAGAACTTTTTGATAAAATT GCAAGCAAGGGAAGATTGAAGGAGGATGAAGCAAGAAAATATTTCCAACAATTGATAAATGCTGTTGACTATTGCCATAGCAGAGGTGTCTTCCACCGAGACTTGAAG CCAGAGAACCTGTTACTAGATGCAAAAGGCACTCTGAAAGTCTCGGATTTTGGTTTGAGTGCTTTAGCTCAGCAAGTCCGG GAAGATGGATTACTTCACACAACTTGTGGTACACCAAATTATGTAGCTCCTGAG GTTATCAACAATAAAGGCTATGATGGAGCAAAGGCTGATTTGTGGTCGTGCGGAGTCATTCTCTTTGTCCTTATGGCAGGCTATTTACCTTTTGAAGATGCTAACCTCATGGCATTGTACAAAAAG atATACAAGGCTGATTTCGCCTGTCCACCGTGGTTTTCTTCGAGTGCAAAGAAATTGATCCAACGTATCCTAGATCCCAATCCTTCAACG CGTATTACAATTGCTGAAGTGATTGAGAATGAGTGGTTTAAGAAAGGTTACAAGCCTTCAATTTTCGAAGAGCCTGATATTTCAGTTGATAACATTGATGCAATTTTTGACCAGTCAATG CTCTCTGGAAACCTTGTGGTTGAAAGACGGGAAGAACGAACTGTGGCTCCTCAATCTCCTGCTGCCATGAATGCATTTGAGCTCATCTCCACATCTCAGGGTCTTAACCTGGGCTCACTCTTTGAAAAACAGATG GGGCTTGTAAAACGTGAAACAAGATTTACGTCTAAAATGCCAGCTAGCGATATTATCTCAAAGATTGAGGAGACAGCTGTGCCTTTGGGTTTCGGTGTAAAGAAAAATAATTACAAG ATGAAACTTCAAGGAGAGAAAAGTGGACGCAAGGGTCAACTATCTGTTGCGACAGAG ATTTTGGAAGTGGCTCCTTCTCTATATATGGTGGAACTTCGTAAGTCTCGTGGGGACACCCTGGAGTTTCACAAG TTTTACAAGAGCCTTTCAACTGGGCTAAAAGACATCATATGGAAGACAGGAGAGCAGATCAAGGAGGAGGAAGAAAGCGGCTAG
- the LOC110788448 gene encoding transcription termination factor MTEF1, chloroplastic codes for MRAVASALHSSLCFSPPLIPPSNPNFDQLQQPTPKPQSILINNPLYTQTHPNISLQFKEKILCLEILGIDSGKALALNPSLHSTSLDSIHSIISYLQSKGIHQKDLPKIFGMCPQLLTSNIKSQLNPVFDFLSFHLGVPEHHFRKVINKCPRLLVSSVSDQLKPALYYLKRLGFQNYEALAYQDPILLVSNVEKTLIPKLEYLIGLGFTRKEAVGMVLRCPALFTFSIDNNYKPKLGYFLEEIKGTLEELKEFPQYFAFSLDKRIKPRHLEVLEIGLKIPLSLMLKATDEEFNDLIRQGNKAEIL; via the coding sequence ATGAGAGCAGTAGCATCAGCACTTCATTCTTCACTCTGTTTCTCACCTCCATTAATCCCGCCTTCGAACCCGAACTTCGATCAATTACAACAACCAACCCCCAAACCCCAAAGCATCCTTATTAACAACCCTCTCTACACCCAAACTCATCCCAATATTTCCCTCCAATTTAAAGAAAAGATCCTCTGTCTCGAAATCCTCGGTATTGATTCTGGTAAGGCGCTCGCTCTTAACCCTTCTCTCCACTCGACTTCCCTTGATTCTATCCATTCCATCATATCATACCTTCAGTCTAAGGGCATTCACCAAAAGGACTTGCCCAAGATTTTTGGGATGTGTCCTCAACTTCTTACCTCCAACATTAAATCCCAACTCAACCCGGTTTTCGATTTCCTGTCTTTTCATCTTGGGGTTCCTGAACATCATTTTCGGAAAGTGATCAACAAATGTCCAAGACTTTTAGTTTCAAGTGTTAGTGATCAACTTAAGCCTGCTCTTTATTATCTTAAAAGACTCGGCTTTCAAAACTATGAGGCCTTGGCTTATCAGGATCCAATCTTGTTGGTGTCAAACGTGGAGAAGACATTGATTCCAAAACTTGAGTATTTGATTGGATTGGGTTTTACTAGAAAAGAAGCAGTTGGTATGGTTTTAAGGTGTCCTGCTTTGTTTACTTTTAGTATTGACAACAATTATAAGCCTAAACTTGGGTATTTTCTTGAGGAAATCAAAGGTACATTGGAGGAATTGAAGGAATTTCCTCAGTATTTTGCTTTTAGTTTGGACAAGAGGATTAAGCCAAGGCATTTAGAAGTTTTGGAGATTGGATTAAAGATTCCTCTATCACTTATGCTCAAGGCTACTGATGAAGAATTTAATGATTTGATAAGGCAAGGAAACAAGGCGGAAATCTTATGA
- the LOC110788447 gene encoding cuscuta receptor 1 isoform X1, whose protein sequence is MKKMGIQGKWLWMITVSMLIIGFQVYACWEQERTALLFLKATAENSDRFFDWNDDRKSDCCKWDGVTCAANKRIISLSLGFRFESEKGWHFNVSNFLPFQQLQGLDLMLNSVASWTRDKGSKKLSSLQNLVSLNLTACNLTNSVLSELSGFPSLKYLNLEANQLMGSIQLHDIEAISKNLEELYLRNNYISSIRNDNDCVQKHKFQKLQGYGNTSCFSGLPSLRVLDLSYNKLAGEIPLWLQNLTTLETLDLSENQFVGNIGSSSLVHVLSLEYLALSNNHLVIPGSFQSFASHTKLKYFIADSNHLVHEVSNRDIQPFTHGLHILSLSNCALFAYPRFLYDQRDLRIIDLSDNTLHGEFPLWILENNSRLDTLILRNTSLSGSLQLSSVSSHANINLINIAQNKLQGHIPANIAVVFPKLIHLDLSNNAFEGNIPSILCDLKSLEILHLSNNHLSGGIEHISKSCINLISLDLSNNNCRGELPTFQSLSKLQSLNLQGNYFSGELKSIMFGPSQTLTTLLLSNNSLEGSIPNELCNVSKYPSLTVLDLSFNKLNGALPNCSISVFYLLLNNNRLSGQITDSFCNNSWLVHLDLSNNDLSGHIPTAVGNLTNLNILLLKGNQFYGQVPVELCRLLNLIVLDLSSNSLYGHIPACLGQISFDSSDSGFNSMGFSFSTEIPIGILAHMITAKGDSTHNIFHDKVEITTKSNTYSYIGDMLLYISGIDLSCNRLTGQIPDELGNLSNLNALNLSHNKLWGSIPTTISNLYKLESLDFSYNHLNGSIPTSLTTLNSLAVFKFSFQPLMPAVTKEISSFAEVLYPSSVVQMIHPPSQIQLHPKMVGLTSKHFMSAFRYLLQLCFLQL, encoded by the exons ATGAAGAAGATGGGTATTCAAGGTAAATGGTTGTGGATGATCACGGTATCAATGTTGATCATCGGGTTTCAAGTCTACGCCTGTTGGGAGCAAGAAAGGACCGCTCTCTTGTTCTTAAAAGCAACAGCAGAAAACTCTGATCGGTTTTTTGATTGGAATGATGACAGAAAAAGTGATTGTTGTAAATGGGATGGAGTTACTTGTGCAGCCAATAAACGTATTATCTCTCTCTCACTCGGCTTCAGGTTTGAATCAGAAAAAGGATGGCATTTTAATGTCTCAAATTTCCTTCCTTTTCAACAACTTCAAGGGCTTGACCTCATGCTTAATTCAGTTGCAAGTTGGACAAGGGATAAAG GTTCGAAAAAGTTATCAAGCCTTCAAAACCTTGTATCTCTGAATTTGACTGCTTGTAATCTGACAAACAGCGTTTTATCAGAGCTGAGTGGTTTTCCATCACTTAAGTATCTAAATCTTGAAGCAAACCAACTGATGGGTTCAATTCAACTTCATG ATATTGAGGCCATCAGTAAGAATCTAGAAGAGCTATACTTGAGAAACAACTATATTAGTAGCATCCGGAATGATAATG ATTGTGTACAAAAGCACAAGTTTCAAAAACTTCAAGGGTATGGTAATACTTCATGTTTCAGTGGCTTACCATCACTACGAGTGTTGGATCTCTCTTACAATAAACTTGCTGGAGAAATTCCCTTATGGTTACAAAACCTCACAACTCTAGAAACTTTAGACCTCAGTGAGAATCAATTTGTAGGAAATATTGGTTCATCTTCTCTAGTTCATGTCCTCTCTCTTGAATACCTCGCACTATCAAACAATCATCTTGTAATCCCAGGTTCATTCCAATCATTTGCAAGCCACACAAAGTTGAAATACTTTATTGCAGACTCCAACCACTTAGTCCATGAAGTCTCAAATCGGGATATCCAACCTTTCACCCATGGACTACACATCCTTAGTTTGTCAAACTGTGCACTCTTTGCATATCCTCGCTTCCTTTATGACCAACGGGACTTGAGGATAATTGATCTTTCAGATAATACATTGCACGGGGAATTTCCTCTATGGATTTTAGAGAACAACTCAAGACTGGATACACTAATCCTTAGAAATACATCACTTTCTGGATCACTCCAGCTATCTTCTGTAAGTAGTCATGCCAATATCAACCTAATAAACATTGCCCAAAATAAGTTACAAGGACATATACCAGCAAACATAGCTGTGGTATTTCCTAAACTTATTCATTTGGACTTGTCAAACAATGCATTTGAGGGAAATATACCGTCAATCCTCTGTGACTTAAAGTCCCTTGAGATATTGCATTTGTCAAATAATCATTTATCAGGAGGGATAGAGCACATATCCAAAAGCTGCATCAACTTAATAAGTCTTGATCTGTCTAACAACAATTGTAGAGGAGAGCTTCCAACTTTTCAGAGCTTATCAAAGTTGCAATCCCTGAATTTGCAAGGAAATTACTTTTCTGGTGAGCTCAAAAGTATCATGTTTGGTCCAAGTCAAACCTTAACCACTCTCCTTCTAAGTAATAATTCTCTGGAAGGTAGTATTCCAAATGAGTTGTGCAATGTTTCCAAGTACCCGAGCCTAACAGTGTTAGACCTATCATTTAACAAGTTAAATGGAGCTCTACCAAATTGCTCAATTAGTGTATTCTATCTCCTTTTGAACAACAATAGACTGAGTGGACAAATTACTGATTCATTTTGTAACAATTCTTGGTTGGTGCATTTGGATCTGAGCAACAATGACTTGAGTGGCCATATTCCAACTGCAGTTGGTAATCTCACTAACCTGAATATTCTACTCTTGAAAGGAAATCAATTTTATGGTCAAGTCCCCGTTGAGTTGTGCAGGTTGCTTAACTTGATTGTATTGGATCTATCCTCCAATAGCTTGTATGGCCATATACCAGCTTGCCTTGGACAAATAAGTTTCGACAGTTCTGACTCTGGTTTTAATAGTATGGGTTTTTCTTTTAGCACCGAAATACCAATAGGTATATTGGCTCATATGATCACAGCTAAAGGAGATTCGACTCATAATATATTTCATGATAAGGTGGAGATTACGACAAAGAGTAACACTTATAGTTACATAGGTGACATGCTTCTTTACATATCCGGGATTGATCTTTCCTGCAACAGACTAACAGGACAGATACCAGACGAGCTAGGTAATTTGAGCAACCTTAATGCGTTGAATCTATCTCATAATAAATTGTGGGGTTCTATTCCAACAACTATTTCAAACCTTTACAAGTTAGAGAGCTTGGATTTTTCATATAACCAC